Proteins encoded within one genomic window of Candidatus Binataceae bacterium:
- a CDS encoding VanZ family protein produces the protein MSERVVAIEPPQPSRLREWMPIFIWAVVIFTFSTSGFSADSTARVISPVLRSLFPGISLTALDLANSLIRKAAHFTEYGILFWLLIRGPLKGRPLLAMALCVGYALTDEGHQLFVVGRTASIYDVALDSTGAMFGGFLFAAVSEIL, from the coding sequence ATGAGTGAACGGGTAGTTGCGATTGAACCGCCGCAGCCCTCGCGATTGCGCGAATGGATGCCGATCTTCATCTGGGCGGTGGTGATTTTCACCTTCTCCACCTCAGGGTTTTCCGCGGACAGCACCGCACGAGTAATCTCACCTGTCCTCAGGTCGCTGTTTCCGGGCATCTCGCTGACCGCGCTGGATCTCGCCAACAGTCTGATTCGCAAAGCCGCTCATTTTACCGAGTACGGAATCCTGTTCTGGCTGCTCATCAGGGGTCCGTTGAAGGGTCGGCCCTTGCTGGCGATGGCGCTGTGCGTGGGTTACGCGCTGACTGATGAAGGCCACCAGCTGTTCGTGGTGGGACGCACGGCATCGATATACGATGTCGCACTCGATTCAACTGGCGCGATGTTCGGTGGCTTCCTGTTCGCGGCGGTCAGCGAAATCCTATAA
- a CDS encoding class I SAM-dependent methyltransferase, protein MPSDVPEIIIPTREGYDRWSEVYDSDGNPLVALEEPEVIRMVGEVRGLRVADIGTGTGRHAVRFASAGARVVGLDFSLGMMGRARAKPNADRIQFICANCLRLPLPGSSFDRVISGLVAEHVPALEPYLAELGRICHRSGFIVVTTLHPVMNLEGVRARFDDPLTGAKVYPAGRDYRISDFVMAAKQTGLVFDEMVERAMTAEIAATLPRARRYVNWPMLLAMRLSHASK, encoded by the coding sequence ATGCCTTCCGATGTCCCGGAGATCATTATCCCGACACGCGAGGGCTATGACCGCTGGTCGGAGGTCTACGACAGCGACGGCAATCCGCTCGTTGCCCTCGAAGAGCCCGAGGTGATCCGGATGGTAGGAGAGGTGCGCGGGCTGAGAGTAGCGGACATTGGTACAGGAACCGGCCGCCACGCCGTGCGCTTTGCGAGCGCCGGTGCACGAGTGGTCGGTCTTGATTTTTCCCTTGGAATGATGGGTCGCGCACGCGCCAAACCGAACGCCGATCGGATCCAATTCATCTGCGCCAATTGCTTGCGGTTACCCCTGCCGGGCTCGTCCTTCGATCGGGTCATTTCCGGCCTGGTTGCCGAGCACGTTCCCGCCTTGGAGCCATATCTCGCGGAACTCGGCAGAATCTGCCACCGGAGCGGCTTCATCGTCGTGACGACGCTCCACCCCGTGATGAACCTTGAGGGTGTCCGGGCGCGCTTTGACGATCCTTTGACCGGAGCCAAGGTGTATCCGGCCGGACGCGATTATAGGATTTCCGATTTCGTGATGGCCGCAAAGCAAACCGGCCTGGTCTTTGACGAGATGGTCGAGCGCGCGATGACGGCGGAAATTGCGGCTACGCTTCCCCGCGCCCGGCGCTACGTCAACTGGCCGATGCTGCTAGCGATGCGCCTCTCGCACGCTTCGAAATAG
- a CDS encoding DUF72 domain-containing protein, protein MKPSAIGSAPQYLIGTASWTDSTLVKSDTFYPSSLRTAEERLRFYATQFSAVEVDASYYTLLSEKNAQLWAERTPLGFIFDVKAFALLTQHAAEVARLPLNLKAMLSKQERAQRRLERPSKEVLEMAFQMFHSSLTPLRAAGKLGMLLFQFPPYFTCRASNFAYLESLRARLPGDSIAIEFRHSSWVAEGRQRRESLDFLRSNGLCYVSVDEPQLRSTLPSFLETTAPEAYIRFHGRNREAWHARGLTVAERYKYLYSERELAEWAERIRSLGGISRAHVIFNNCYRNFGVMNATTMRAMLERSV, encoded by the coding sequence ATGAAACCGAGCGCTATCGGATCGGCGCCGCAATATCTCATCGGAACCGCATCGTGGACGGACTCGACCCTGGTCAAATCGGACACTTTTTATCCGTCATCGCTGCGCACCGCGGAGGAGCGACTGCGCTTCTATGCAACTCAATTCAGCGCCGTTGAGGTCGATGCCAGCTACTACACGCTGCTGTCCGAAAAGAATGCGCAGCTCTGGGCCGAGCGCACCCCGCTCGGTTTCATCTTCGACGTCAAGGCCTTCGCCTTGCTGACGCAGCACGCCGCGGAGGTCGCGCGCCTGCCGCTCAATCTGAAGGCGATGCTCAGCAAACAGGAACGCGCCCAGCGACGTCTCGAGCGCCCGTCCAAAGAGGTGCTGGAGATGGCGTTTCAGATGTTCCACAGCTCGCTGACGCCACTGCGCGCTGCCGGCAAGCTTGGGATGCTCCTGTTCCAGTTTCCGCCCTACTTCACCTGCCGGGCGTCGAATTTTGCCTATCTCGAAAGTTTGCGAGCGCGCCTGCCGGGCGATTCAATTGCGATCGAATTTCGCCATTCGAGCTGGGTCGCGGAAGGGCGCCAACGGCGCGAGAGCCTTGATTTCCTGCGCAGCAACGGCCTCTGCTACGTTTCGGTAGACGAGCCGCAATTGCGCAGCACGCTGCCGTCATTTCTTGAGACTACCGCTCCCGAGGCTTACATTCGTTTTCACGGCCGCAATCGGGAAGCATGGCACGCGCGCGGGCTCACGGTCGCCGAGCGTTACAAGTATCTGTACTCGGAGCGGGAACTGGCAGAATGGGCAGAGCGGATTCGCAGTCTCGGCGGAATTTCGAGAGCACACGTGATCTTCAACAACTGCTATCGTAATTTCGGAGTCATGAACGCGACCACCATGCGGGCGATGCTCGAGCGGAGCGTGTGA
- a CDS encoding 3-hydroxyacyl-CoA dehydrogenase family protein — MADKIQRVVILGANGTMGAGAGEVFAGAGFRVVMLARERDKAEAGLDAAQNAARAEAVAERMEIGTYDNDLGRTIAEADLIFESLAEDLALKRHYLELVDRHRRDDAIVATGSSGLSIAEMAGGRSDSFRKHFLGIHFFNPPNVIVGTEVIPGTETESAIVKSTVRMLGSRLGRKVIVTKDRPAFVGNRVGFKVLNEVAQLASERGVAYMDYLIGPHTGRAMAPLATVDLVGWDVHRAIVDNVHQNCEDEAHIYFELPAFMERGIREGRLGDKTPEQGGFYKRQGTETLALDPRTGSHGPLKKPTPIEFVEKMKSLNRVGKYAEAMAALREAKGADADLCRRVVLGYVSYGLSRVGEVAETPRDVDTIMSFGFNWAPPTALVDLLGARATIKMLSDLKLRVPACLEQAASDGARMFGGGVLDYGRTLVG; from the coding sequence TTGGCTGACAAGATCCAGAGAGTGGTGATACTCGGCGCCAACGGGACGATGGGCGCCGGCGCGGGTGAAGTCTTTGCGGGCGCGGGGTTCCGCGTTGTGATGCTGGCCCGCGAACGTGACAAAGCCGAGGCCGGCCTCGACGCCGCACAGAACGCAGCCCGCGCCGAGGCGGTCGCGGAGCGGATGGAGATCGGAACGTATGATAACGACCTCGGGCGCACCATCGCCGAGGCCGATCTGATTTTCGAATCGCTGGCTGAAGACCTGGCGCTCAAGCGCCACTACCTGGAACTGGTCGACCGGCACCGCCGCGACGACGCGATCGTCGCGACCGGATCCTCGGGACTCTCAATTGCAGAAATGGCGGGCGGGCGCAGCGATTCGTTTCGCAAACATTTCCTCGGAATTCATTTCTTCAATCCACCGAACGTGATTGTCGGAACCGAAGTCATTCCCGGTACCGAGACCGAATCTGCAATCGTCAAGTCCACCGTCAGGATGCTGGGCTCGAGGCTCGGCCGCAAGGTCATCGTGACCAAAGATCGTCCGGCCTTCGTCGGCAATCGGGTCGGCTTCAAGGTCTTGAACGAGGTCGCGCAGTTGGCGAGCGAGCGCGGGGTTGCATACATGGACTACCTGATCGGACCGCACACCGGACGGGCGATGGCTCCGCTGGCTACGGTCGACCTGGTCGGATGGGACGTTCACAGGGCGATCGTCGACAACGTTCATCAGAATTGCGAGGACGAAGCGCACATCTATTTCGAGCTGCCCGCTTTCATGGAACGCGGAATTCGGGAAGGCAGACTCGGCGACAAGACACCCGAACAAGGTGGATTCTACAAGCGGCAGGGTACCGAAACGCTCGCCCTCGATCCCAGGACCGGATCGCATGGGCCGCTTAAGAAACCGACGCCGATCGAGTTCGTGGAGAAAATGAAATCCCTCAACCGGGTCGGCAAATACGCCGAAGCGATGGCGGCTTTGCGTGAGGCAAAGGGTGCGGATGCGGACCTGTGCCGACGCGTGGTGCTGGGCTACGTGAGCTACGGCTTGAGTCGCGTGGGTGAGGTCGCGGAGACACCGCGCGACGTCGATACCATCATGAGCTTCGGATTCAACTGGGCGCCCCCCACCGCGTTGGTTGATCTGCTGGGTGCGCGCGCGACGATCAAAATGCTCTCGGACTTGAAGCTGCGCGTGCCGGCCTGCCTGGAGCAAGCTGCCAGCGACGGTGCTAGAATGTTTGGAGGAGGCGTGCTCGACTACGGCCGGACCCTGGTCGGCTAG
- a CDS encoding TIGR03668 family PPOX class F420-dependent oxidoreductase produces the protein MVANSAEQLSYPSVRDFLIAERVARLATADKSGAPHVIPICFWFDGGQVYFAIDEKPKRRRGLELKRMRNIAENPRVALVIDHYEDDWSQLAYVMIRGTATMVDDNEEYLLVLRNLRDKYRPYRTMQLSRDRNPLVRINPERVNLWGQRFGNAGATGLNS, from the coding sequence ATGGTTGCGAATTCAGCCGAACAATTGTCGTACCCCTCGGTACGGGACTTTCTGATCGCGGAGCGAGTAGCCAGGCTGGCAACCGCCGACAAATCGGGCGCCCCACACGTTATCCCGATTTGCTTCTGGTTCGACGGTGGGCAAGTCTATTTTGCGATCGATGAAAAGCCCAAGCGTCGCCGCGGCCTTGAGCTGAAGCGCATGCGTAACATCGCCGAGAATCCACGCGTTGCGCTTGTGATCGATCACTATGAAGACGATTGGTCGCAGCTGGCCTACGTGATGATCCGGGGCACGGCGACTATGGTCGATGACAACGAGGAATACTTGCTGGTGTTGCGGAACCTGCGCGACAAGTATCGGCCCTATCGGACGATGCAGCTAAGCCGGGACCGCAACCCGCTGGTGCGTATCAATCCCGAGCGCGTGAACCTATGGGGCCAGAGATTCGGCAACGCGGGGGCCACGGGCCTGAACTCATGA
- a CDS encoding glutathione S-transferase family protein → MAAKLYQFLTSPFCAKVRKVLDFKDVDYEIVEVDYLERKELLIASGQLMVPVLALASGETIVDSARIVRRLEELYPEPTVLPPSWSGMHQVLADYIDTQLEDALFGASIPDKVAFFRRQGRDREALWRMVRERKYGAGFVDKMITEHDAQQSRARQALLPFEQALSDRAFLLGRIGVADFALYGQLYSLAFTGELKISAELRNLRMFFGRMDRISSTPEAA, encoded by the coding sequence ATGGCCGCAAAACTCTACCAGTTTCTGACCAGTCCGTTTTGCGCCAAGGTCCGCAAGGTTCTGGATTTCAAAGACGTCGACTACGAAATCGTTGAGGTCGACTACCTGGAACGCAAAGAACTCCTGATCGCATCCGGCCAATTGATGGTTCCGGTACTCGCCCTGGCCAGCGGCGAAACGATCGTCGATTCGGCGCGGATTGTGCGGCGCCTCGAGGAGCTCTATCCGGAGCCCACGGTTTTGCCACCGAGCTGGAGCGGGATGCATCAGGTGCTGGCCGACTATATCGACACGCAGCTGGAAGACGCGCTGTTCGGAGCCTCGATCCCGGACAAGGTCGCATTTTTTCGGCGCCAGGGACGGGATCGCGAGGCGCTGTGGCGCATGGTGCGGGAGCGAAAATACGGCGCCGGATTCGTGGATAAAATGATCACCGAACACGACGCGCAGCAGAGTCGCGCGCGTCAGGCGCTGCTCCCCTTCGAACAGGCATTATCGGATCGCGCTTTCCTGCTTGGCCGGATCGGTGTGGCCGATTTTGCGCTCTACGGGCAGCTCTACAGTCTCGCCTTCACCGGCGAGCTCAAGATTTCCGCGGAGCTGCGGAACTTGCGCATGTTCTTTGGCCGGATGGATCGGATCTCGTCGACACCCGAAGCCGCCTGA
- a CDS encoding PhzF family phenazine biosynthesis protein → MASRIPFTLVDVFSSHPFRGNQLAVFHNAGRLKAAQMQTLAREMNFSESTFVIPAPRRPAPVRVRIFTPRREIPMAGHPTVGTAWVLASRGELGMGEAILRLGVGDTIITIEGNARNPSFIWMSHRPAEFGERRSDRDRIAAGLGIDTVDVRGDLPIEAVSTGNPFLLVPLSSVDALKRCVSNPSALHTLFEGTPRMLPVYLFVCEGSPTRSVRARMFAPHTDGIAEDPATGSAAAPLGAYLRAHGVIGSTARTHFRVIQGMEMGRRSEITVEVLNSTSDGPSTRVGGRCKIVGEGQMRL, encoded by the coding sequence ATGGCAAGTCGTATCCCGTTTACTTTGGTCGATGTGTTCAGTTCGCATCCCTTCCGCGGAAATCAGCTCGCGGTGTTTCATAATGCCGGCAGGCTCAAGGCCGCCCAGATGCAGACCCTGGCCCGCGAGATGAATTTCAGCGAGTCGACCTTCGTAATTCCCGCGCCACGCCGCCCCGCCCCCGTTCGAGTCCGAATCTTCACTCCGCGCCGGGAGATTCCAATGGCCGGACATCCTACGGTTGGTACTGCGTGGGTGCTGGCATCTCGCGGGGAACTGGGAATGGGAGAGGCTATCCTGCGCCTTGGGGTGGGCGACACGATTATTACCATCGAAGGGAACGCGCGAAACCCCTCCTTTATATGGATGTCGCACCGGCCGGCGGAGTTTGGCGAGCGGCGCAGCGACCGCGATCGCATTGCCGCCGGTCTGGGAATCGATACCGTCGATGTGCGCGGCGATCTACCAATCGAGGCGGTTTCTACCGGAAACCCGTTTCTGTTGGTTCCGCTCAGTTCGGTCGACGCTCTTAAGCGTTGCGTCTCCAACCCGTCGGCCCTACACACGCTTTTCGAGGGCACTCCAAGAATGCTGCCGGTGTACCTCTTCGTTTGCGAAGGATCACCGACGCGGTCGGTGCGTGCGCGAATGTTCGCTCCGCATACGGACGGAATCGCCGAAGATCCAGCGACCGGCAGCGCGGCCGCGCCCCTGGGCGCATACCTGCGCGCTCACGGCGTGATTGGGTCCACCGCGCGCACGCACTTTCGGGTAATTCAAGGAATGGAGATGGGCCGCCGCAGTGAAATAACCGTCGAAGTGCTGAACAGTACCAGCGACGGCCCATCGACAAGGGTCGGGGGACGCTGCAAGATCGTGGGCGAGGGTCAAATGCGCCTCTAG
- the zwf gene encoding glucose-6-phosphate dehydrogenase, whose translation MEEKLTIQSSRPAPPCTVVIFGASGDLARRKLLPSLYNLVHCGQGLMPPQSAVLGFARSQLSQDNFRSGAREAVEKYSRLKVDETCWSAFANGLYYQSGLDQPQGFQRLRERLEQIERERNIPPNRVYYLSIPPEAFNDCIARLAAQKLLAAPDGKQFTRVVVEKPIGHDLASAMEINRTLHAHMAESQIFRIDHYLGKETVQNLLVLRFANSIFERLWGNRNVDHVQITVAEAEGVGTRAGYYDHSGALRDMVQNHLLQLLATLTMEAPVTLNAADVREAKLNVMRALRPIAGAAARDLTVRARYAPGRAGNAEVPGYLAEKGVAPDSRTETYVALRMAIDNWRWSGVPFFLRTGKSLKRRASSIVVQFKEVPRILFNRGGNIDANLLTLRIQPDEGFSFDVVSKHPGLDVSLKPVRMNLSYSTEFGADSSPDAYERLLLDVMEGDHTLFPSAEYVQTSWQFVQGILDAWSDETQVPIEEYPAGSWGPVGAERLIGAIARQWYQP comes from the coding sequence GTGGAAGAAAAACTGACTATCCAGAGTTCCCGCCCCGCTCCACCCTGCACGGTGGTGATATTCGGCGCCTCGGGAGACCTCGCACGGCGCAAATTGCTTCCCTCGCTGTACAACCTGGTTCATTGCGGGCAGGGGCTGATGCCGCCGCAGAGCGCGGTCCTCGGGTTCGCACGATCGCAGCTATCGCAGGACAATTTTCGCAGCGGTGCGCGCGAGGCGGTCGAGAAATATTCCCGGCTCAAGGTCGACGAAACCTGCTGGAGCGCATTCGCTAACGGCCTTTACTACCAGTCCGGACTCGACCAGCCCCAAGGGTTCCAACGTCTGCGCGAACGGCTGGAACAGATCGAGCGCGAGCGGAACATACCTCCCAATCGGGTTTATTATCTGTCGATCCCGCCGGAAGCCTTCAACGATTGCATCGCACGCTTGGCGGCGCAGAAGCTGCTCGCCGCGCCCGATGGCAAGCAGTTCACTCGCGTGGTGGTCGAAAAACCGATTGGCCACGACTTGGCCAGCGCCATGGAGATAAATCGCACCTTGCACGCGCATATGGCCGAGTCGCAGATCTTCCGCATCGATCACTACCTCGGCAAGGAAACCGTGCAGAACCTGCTGGTGCTACGCTTCGCAAACTCGATATTCGAGCGACTCTGGGGCAACCGCAACGTCGATCACGTGCAGATTACCGTGGCCGAAGCGGAAGGGGTGGGCACGCGCGCGGGTTACTACGACCATTCCGGCGCATTGCGTGACATGGTGCAGAATCATCTTCTGCAACTGCTCGCGACCCTAACGATGGAAGCGCCGGTCACCCTCAACGCGGCGGATGTGCGCGAAGCGAAACTGAACGTCATGCGCGCTTTGCGGCCGATTGCCGGCGCCGCCGCGCGCGACCTCACGGTACGCGCTCGCTACGCACCCGGCCGCGCCGGTAACGCCGAGGTGCCCGGTTACCTGGCGGAAAAGGGGGTCGCGCCCGACTCGCGCACCGAGACTTACGTCGCGCTCAGGATGGCAATTGACAACTGGCGATGGTCAGGTGTGCCGTTTTTCCTGCGCACCGGCAAGAGCCTCAAGCGCCGCGCCAGCTCAATCGTGGTGCAGTTCAAGGAGGTGCCGCGGATTTTGTTCAACCGCGGCGGGAACATCGATGCCAACCTCCTGACTCTGCGCATCCAGCCCGACGAAGGGTTTTCCTTTGACGTGGTATCCAAGCATCCGGGGCTCGATGTCTCGCTCAAACCGGTCCGGATGAATCTTAGCTATTCGACCGAGTTCGGTGCCGATTCCTCGCCTGATGCTTACGAACGCCTGTTGCTCGATGTGATGGAGGGCGATCACACGTTGTTCCCCAGCGCCGAGTACGTGCAAACCTCGTGGCAATTCGTGCAAGGCATCCTCGACGCGTGGAGCGATGAGACGCAAGTCCCGATCGAAGAATATCCCGCGGGAAGCTGGGGACCGGTGGGAGCGGAGCGGCTCATTGGCGCGATCGCCCGCCAATGGTACCAACCCTGA
- a CDS encoding Xaa-Pro peptidase family protein: MGPEIRQRGGHGPELMTGRIAGIQDALRQAGLDGWLFYDFRLSDPIAYRVLELSEHGATTRRWFCFVPSRGPVRTIVSAVEAHRLDTLGAEPIVYRSYAEMVAGLHSILVPAHRIAMNYSPEAVIPYVSRVDAGTLELVRSTGVEVVSSADLVQRFEAQLTAAQLAGHRRAGAALGHIVDETFAEIARRVRGGGGPTESDIQQFVMSRIAACGLTTAEPPIIAVNEHSADPHFGPTPEKASRIRRGDFVLLDLWAKEPSPDAAYADITWTGFVDEAVPAEHARVFEIVARARDAAVDLVKRRVDDGAMIRGHEADRAARTVIEQAGYGEAFVHRTGHSIGREVHGMGANLDSLETQDHRALIEGTCFSVEPGIYLPGRFGVRSELDMTIENGRATVSAPEPQREIVPILARYRT, translated from the coding sequence ATGGGGCCAGAGATTCGGCAACGCGGGGGCCACGGGCCTGAACTCATGACCGGCCGGATTGCAGGTATTCAGGATGCGCTACGGCAGGCTGGACTTGACGGCTGGTTGTTCTATGACTTTCGGTTGAGCGACCCGATCGCGTACCGGGTGCTCGAGCTTTCGGAACACGGTGCGACGACCCGTCGCTGGTTCTGCTTCGTACCCTCGCGGGGTCCGGTGCGGACCATAGTCTCGGCGGTAGAGGCGCATCGCCTGGATACGCTCGGAGCGGAGCCCATCGTTTACCGTTCGTATGCCGAGATGGTGGCGGGACTTCATTCGATCCTCGTACCGGCACATCGAATTGCGATGAACTACTCGCCCGAGGCCGTGATTCCTTACGTCTCGCGCGTGGACGCGGGCACGCTGGAGCTGGTCCGGTCGACGGGCGTGGAAGTCGTTTCTTCCGCCGACCTCGTACAACGGTTCGAGGCGCAGCTGACCGCGGCCCAGCTCGCCGGCCATCGCCGGGCCGGCGCGGCACTGGGCCACATCGTCGATGAGACCTTCGCGGAAATCGCACGACGGGTGCGCGGCGGAGGGGGTCCGACTGAATCCGATATTCAGCAATTCGTGATGTCACGAATCGCCGCGTGCGGATTGACCACCGCCGAGCCGCCCATTATCGCGGTAAACGAGCACAGTGCCGATCCCCATTTCGGGCCGACGCCTGAAAAGGCAAGTCGCATTCGACGCGGAGACTTCGTATTGCTCGACCTGTGGGCCAAGGAACCGAGTCCGGATGCCGCCTATGCCGATATCACCTGGACGGGTTTCGTCGATGAGGCAGTCCCGGCGGAACACGCGCGGGTTTTCGAAATCGTCGCTCGGGCGCGCGACGCCGCGGTCGATTTGGTGAAGCGGCGGGTCGATGACGGCGCCATGATTCGTGGCCACGAGGCAGACCGCGCCGCTCGCACCGTGATCGAGCAGGCCGGATACGGTGAGGCCTTCGTACACCGAACGGGCCACTCCATTGGACGGGAGGTCCACGGCATGGGTGCGAATCTGGATTCTCTGGAGACGCAGGACCATCGCGCCTTGATCGAAGGAACCTGCTTTTCGGTAGAACCAGGCATCTACCTTCCCGGTCGCTTCGGAGTACGCAGCGAGCTGGACATGACGATTGAGAACGGCCGCGCCACGGTAAGCGCGCCGGAACCGCAGCGCGAGATAGTCCCTATCCTCGCACGCTACCGCACGTAA
- a CDS encoding SRPBCC domain-containing protein gives MTVRKSVTVKRPLADAFSLFTEQIGSWWPLKEGFSFGGERAKEIYLETRQGGRFYERFTDGEEYVVGHVTACEPPRRIVFTWEDPDWEGPTEVEIRFAVEGNGTRVEVEHRGWEVGPKATAAGKSYDGGWDFVLGKYTAAA, from the coding sequence ATGACAGTAAGGAAATCGGTGACTGTGAAACGCCCCCTCGCAGACGCGTTCAGCTTGTTTACGGAGCAAATCGGTTCATGGTGGCCCTTGAAGGAAGGGTTTTCCTTCGGGGGTGAGCGGGCCAAGGAAATCTACCTGGAAACCCGACAGGGTGGCCGCTTTTATGAGCGTTTCACCGATGGCGAGGAGTACGTAGTCGGGCACGTCACGGCGTGCGAGCCGCCGCGTCGAATCGTATTCACCTGGGAGGACCCAGACTGGGAGGGTCCGACTGAGGTCGAAATCCGGTTCGCAGTGGAAGGCAACGGGACGCGAGTGGAGGTGGAGCACCGCGGCTGGGAAGTCGGGCCCAAGGCAACCGCGGCAGGCAAGAGTTACGACGGCGGATGGGATTTCGTGTTGGGCAAGTACACCGCCGCCGCGTGA
- a CDS encoding HAD family phosphatase, whose protein sequence is MIRAVVFACDAILSRPGGLRAGAEDFIRSCAKRFPLLLTAPGSYADNRKSLADLGLATLFLDILGEAEVEQRKPAPDLLIATLGRIGFLLRDRNPLEPPECLVVDCSPAGIEAARRAHMRSLAIAHSVPAAALTSADFVRDSFVAVDLDEILRGCA, encoded by the coding sequence GTGATTCGCGCGGTGGTTTTTGCTTGCGATGCGATTCTTTCCCGACCTGGGGGTCTGCGCGCAGGCGCTGAAGACTTCATTCGCTCCTGCGCAAAGCGGTTTCCGCTGCTACTTACCGCCCCTGGCAGCTATGCCGACAACCGCAAATCATTGGCCGACCTCGGACTGGCAACACTTTTTCTGGACATTCTCGGCGAGGCCGAAGTGGAGCAGCGCAAGCCCGCACCGGACCTCCTCATCGCAACGCTGGGCCGAATTGGCTTCTTGCTGCGCGATCGGAATCCGCTCGAACCGCCCGAATGCCTGGTGGTGGATTGTTCTCCCGCCGGCATCGAGGCCGCGCGTCGCGCGCACATGCGATCGCTCGCGATCGCGCATTCGGTGCCGGCAGCGGCTCTGACCTCGGCCGACTTCGTACGCGACTCGTTCGTCGCCGTCGACCTCGATGAAATCCTTCGCGGCTGTGCGTGA
- a CDS encoding acetyl-CoA acetyltransferase encodes MAKSAPVYILGGAQTDFARNWSKEGKHFVAMMREAVLGALEAQKIEPKEIQTAHVGNFAAELYAKQGHVGAFFVEIDPAFSGLPTSRHEAACASGSIAILAASAEIEAGRYDLACVTGVEQMKTVDSTTGGDYLGTAAWYEREAKGIEFPFPKLFGRLGDEYDKRFGLKDEHLAHISAVNYSNAKRNPNAQTRNWFMSESHAQQQSKFNTVIGGRIKVSDCSQVTDGGVALFLASEKFASQWAERNNQSLDDIPRILGWGHHTAPLEFAAKVAESKDNPYVLPHTRQAILDAFRRAGVAGVEQLSGIETHDCFTTSEYMAIDHFGLTKPGESWKAVEGGVIELGGKCPINPSGGLIGAGHPVGATGVRQMLDCWRQITHQAGEYQVEDAKTFAMLNIGGSGTTSCAFVVGK; translated from the coding sequence ATGGCAAAATCCGCGCCGGTTTATATCCTGGGAGGAGCGCAGACCGACTTCGCCCGCAATTGGTCCAAGGAAGGCAAGCACTTCGTCGCCATGATGCGAGAGGCGGTGCTGGGCGCGCTGGAAGCTCAGAAGATCGAGCCCAAAGAAATCCAGACCGCTCACGTAGGAAACTTTGCCGCCGAGCTGTATGCCAAGCAGGGCCATGTCGGTGCATTCTTCGTGGAAATCGATCCGGCGTTTAGCGGATTACCGACCTCCCGCCATGAGGCCGCTTGCGCATCGGGCTCGATCGCAATTCTCGCCGCTTCCGCAGAGATCGAGGCCGGTCGCTACGATCTCGCCTGCGTTACCGGCGTCGAGCAGATGAAAACCGTCGACTCCACGACCGGCGGCGACTACCTCGGCACCGCGGCATGGTACGAGCGCGAGGCGAAGGGTATCGAGTTTCCATTTCCCAAGCTGTTCGGCCGCCTGGGCGACGAGTATGACAAGCGCTTTGGGCTCAAGGACGAACACCTCGCGCACATTTCGGCGGTGAACTATTCGAACGCCAAGCGCAATCCCAACGCGCAGACCCGTAACTGGTTCATGAGCGAGAGCCATGCCCAGCAGCAATCCAAGTTCAATACCGTTATCGGCGGACGGATCAAGGTGAGCGATTGTTCGCAGGTCACGGATGGCGGCGTCGCGTTGTTTCTCGCCTCGGAAAAGTTCGCCAGCCAATGGGCCGAGCGCAACAACCAGAGCCTCGACGATATTCCCAGGATTCTCGGCTGGGGACATCACACCGCTCCCCTCGAATTCGCTGCGAAGGTTGCCGAGAGCAAGGACAACCCGTATGTGCTCCCGCATACCAGGCAGGCGATTCTCGATGCGTTCCGGCGCGCGGGAGTTGCCGGCGTGGAACAGCTCTCGGGGATTGAAACACACGATTGCTTCACCACCTCGGAATATATGGCGATCGATCATTTCGGACTGACCAAACCCGGTGAATCGTGGAAGGCGGTCGAGGGCGGCGTCATCGAACTGGGAGGCAAGTGCCCGATCAACCCTTCCGGGGGATTGATCGGTGCAGGCCATCCGGTAGGAGCGACGGGCGTACGCCAGATGCTGGATTGCTGGCGCCAGATTACGCATCAAGCTGGTGAGTATCAGGTTGAAGACGCGAAGACGTTCGCGATGCTGAACATCGGTGGCAGCGGCACGACCAGTTGCGCGTTCGTAGTTGGCAAGTAA